Sequence from the Coriobacteriia bacterium genome:
GCTGGCACTCGACGTGCGCGACTGCCAACGAGTTGTGATTCTAGCGGGAGTGCGCGACGTGGACAAGTCGTGGCGTGTGAAAAACGTGTGAATCTAAGCGCCAAGCGCTCAAGTCCGTGCGGCAACTGGCACCTATTGCGTGTCGAGGCGCAAGCTCGGATTGGGCTCGGCATCCAAGCCGAGACGCTCGCCGCGCAGGTAGCGGTAGTGTGCGGCGGCCGCGAACATGGCGGCGTTATCCGTGCACAGCATCATCGGCGGCACGCTAACGTGCACTCCCAGCGCCTCGATCGCCTCGGTCAGCGCGCTGCGCAGCGCGGGGTTGGCCGCAACACCTCCGCCGAGGCAAAACGTGGTGGCGCCCGTCTCTTCGACCGCGCGGACCGCCTTGAAGACCTGCACGTCGATGACCGCCTGCTGGAACGACGCTGCGAGGTCGGGCACGTCGATCTCGTGGCCGGCCTGCTGCTCGTGGCGAATGTGGTTGATGACGGCGGTCTTGAGCCCGGAGAGTGAGAACGCGTAGTCGCCGCTTCGCATCATCGCGCGTGGGAAGTCGATGGCAGCCGGGTCGCCGGTCTCGGCGAGGCGCGAGAGGATTGGACCGCCGGGATAGCCCAGGCCCAGCACCTTGGCGACCTTGTCGAACGCCTCCCCTGCCGCGTCGTCCAGCGTCTCGCCCATCGTGCGGTACACACCCCACTCGGGCATGTGCACGAGCGACGTGTGCCCGCCTGAAACGAGCAGCGCCACCAGCGGCGGTGCGACGAGCGGGTCGGCGAAGACGTTGGCAAAGATGTGGCCTTCGAGGTGGTTGACGCCCACCAGAGGTAGCCCCGTTCCCATCGCAAGCCCCTTGGCGTACGCAAGCCCCACTACCAGCGCGCCGACCAGCCCCGGGCCGTAGGTCACCGCGATCGCGTCGAGCGCCGAGAGCGGCAGCGGCCCGTCGAAGCCGAGCGCGGGCCCGGCCTCGGCAAGCGCCTCGTCGACGACGCTGACGATCGCCTCGGTATGCTTGCGGCTCGCGATCTCGGGCACCACGCCACCAAAGCGGGCGTGGAAGTCGATCTGGCTCGCGACGACGTTGGCCACGAGCTCGCGGCCTCCTCGCATCACGGCGGCAGCGGTCTCGTCGCACGAACTCTCGATTGCGAGAATCAGCTCGGCATGGGGCGGCTCGTCATCCATCGCGGCCTTGCTGGCTGCCGACGACGCAGCTCCGCTCGAAGATGTCGGCAGATCGCCCCACATGATGAGCGCAGCCTCGCCGGTATCGGCGTAGTAGCCTGGTCGCTCCCCGACCGGCTCAAGTCCTAGCGACTCGTAGAGCGCGATTGCGGCGGTGTTGCTCGGCCGGACCTCGAGCGTCATGCGCGTGGCCCCCATCGCCGAGGCGAGCGCCATCGCCTCGGCAGCCAGAGCGCGACCGAAGCCCTCACCTCGGCGAGTCGGATCGACAGCGAGATTCATGAGGTGAGCATCGTCGTCCACAAGCATCACACCTGCGTAGCCAAGTACACGGCCCGAATCCTCGGCGACCAGATAGGCGCGGCGTGAGGCGCGCAGCTCCTCGCGAAACGCTCCGGCCGACCACGGGTCGCGGAAGGATGCCGCTTCGAGCGCCGCCACGGCCGAGACGTCGTCGAGGCGCATGTCGCGCACGCTCGCGCTCATCGGCCGTCACCTGCGACGCCGCTGGGCGGAGTCAGACCAGCGCGACCGGCGGCTGCGGCCTCGTTCTCCTCGGCGTCAGAGAGTCGCGTGTAGAGCGGCAGCAGATCGCCCGGTGCGCCGGAGCCCAGCTCCCCCGCTGCGCGAGCGGTTGCGAACGCGAGGAAGAGCCCGTGCGCGTAGGGCGCCCACAGGCGCTCGTCGGCGACGGTCGCCTCCCGTCCGAGCGAGTCGGCGAACAGCTCGCCGTACTTGCGCAGGCCGTTGCCGGCCAGCACCAGCGGCTCGCCAAGACGCGCCCACTCCTGTGCCACGTCGGCGGGCTTGGCGACACGATCGGGTGCGAGCCGCACCGCTCGGCCGTGACCGCAGCGAAACAGCGCCGGATAGACCTCACCGCGCATCGCATCGCCGAGCACCCCAAGCAGCATCGTGCGCTCCTCGGCGATGCCCCACGCGATCGCATCCAGCGTGCCGACGCCCCACAGCTCAACGCCGAGGCCGTGCGCGAGACCCTTCGCCGTCGCAACGCCGATGCGCACGCCGGTAAACGAGCCCGGCCCCCGCCCGACGATGACCGCCCTCACGTCGTGCACGGAGAGTTTGCTGCCTGCGAGCAGCGACGCGACGGTCGGAAGAACGCGCGACATCGCGGCCCGCGGGGCATCGACGACCGCCGAGGCGAACGTCTCGATCGTAGTCTCGGTCAGCCACGCGAGGCCGACCGCCGTGATCTCGGTGGAAGTGTCGAGCGCCAGCAGGAGCTCTCTCACGAGCGCGCCTCCACGTCACTGGCGACGCACACACCCTTGAGGCCCGCACCTGCGTCTCGCCACGCGGCCGAAAGCGATGCGCCGCGTTCGCCGAGCGGTTTGAGCACCAGAGTGCGGGCATCATCGTCGGTGATCAGGATGCTGACGATCAGACCGTCGGCGGGCATGGAGTCCCCGAAGCGATCGCCCCACTCCACGACCGACACTCCGTCGGCTTCAAGCGTGCCCCAGTAGTCCAGGTCCTCGAGCTGATCGCCGGTCTCGAGACGGTAGAGATCGAAGTGATACAGCGGCAGGCGCCCCTCGTGAACGAGTAGGAGGTTGAACGTCGGGCTGGTCACCGGTTCGGCGACGCCAAGACCACGGGCGATACCCTTCGTGAGCTGCGTCTTGCCCGCGCCGAGGTCGCCGGACAGGATGAGCACATCGCCCGCGCTGAGCTGCGGCGCAAGTGCCTCGCCGAGCGCCTCGGTGGCGTCTCGGCTGGTGGTGTCGAACGCGACGGCGCGGGCCATCAGAACAGCCTCGTCTGGGCGTCGGGCGAGGTGTGAGCGGAGTCGGCCGGTGGCGTCGCGAGCGGGCCCTCGGCCGGAGGCGCAGTCGCAGTCGCAGGCACCACCGCGGCCTGCGCGGCTTCGTCGGTTCTCGCGACGTCGGCGCCGTCGGTGCGCGCCTGGGCGAGCAACTCGCGCAAGCGGCCGAAGTCGTCGAAGAGCGCGTCGCGCTTGGTGCGGTCGTAGATCGCGGCAGCCGGATGGAAGATCGGTAGCACCGTGAAACGGCCGGCACTCTGCGGGCGTCCGTGAAGGCGAGTGATGCCCGTCTCCGTCTTGAGCACGAACTTGGTCGCGAAGTTGCCCAGCGTCACGAGAACGTCTGGGTGGATGAGGCGAATCTGCTCGCGCAGGAATGGCGTACACGTCTCGATCTCGATCGGCTCCGGATCTCGATTGCCGGGCGGTCGGCACTTCACCACGTTGGCGATGTAGACCTCGGCGCGGTAGAGCCCCGCGTGGGCGAGCAGCTCGTTGAGCAACTGGCCCGCGGCGCCTACAAATGGCTCGCCCTTCAAGTCCTCGTTCTTGCCCGGACCCTCGCCGATGAACATCACTCGAGCGTGTGGGTCACCAACGCCAAAGACGACGCGCGTGCGCGTTTCACCCAGCGGGCAGCGGTGGCAGTCGCCGATGTGCGTACGAAGCGCTTCGAGGTCTGGGCAGCCGAGGCCAGGCACAGCACTCGGCCCGCTCAGATCCAGGTCGCGACCTCGGCGAGCGGTCGGCGGGCGGGACGACCCGCAGACTCCGCCGAGTAGCCCACCGGCAAGATCGCGATCGGCTCGATGGGAGCCTGGATGCCCAGAGCTTCGCGCACGGCGTCGGCGTCAAACGCGCCGATCCAACACGAGGCTAGGCCACGGTCGACAGCCGTGAGCAGGATGTTCTCAACGGCAGCCGCGGAGTCTTGAATGCAGTAGAGCCGCTCACCGCGGTCCGAGTAACGCGCAGCGCACGGCCGAGGATCCACCGAGACAACGATGACTACGGGCGCAGCGGTCGCCCAACGCTGGCGCAGCGCCGTGCCGAGACGCTCGCGCGACTCCAGTGAACGGGCGATCGTGAAGCGCCACGGCTGGATGTTGCCGGCAGTGGGCGCGGTCACGGCGGCCTCGATCAGCGCGCGGATGTCCTCGTCGGCGACATCGAGCTTGCTGTTGAAGTGGCGCACACTGCGCCGCTTGGCCAAGACCTCGGAGAACTCCATGGACCGCTCCTTCGACAACGCATGAGCCTTGGTGACAGGGGCTTTCGGCCACCATAAGTGTCACATTCTAGCCCATGCCCTCAAGCCCCTGCATGCCAAACGCCGAGACCAACACAATCCCCAACGCAGGGACACCGCCGAGCACGTCGAAAGCTTACATCGGAGGTGAGGGCCGTATGTATGACAAGCATCCAGACGTGACCGATGAGGATCTGGGTATTCGCGCGTTCCAGATCAAGAGGGCCAAGGCTGTTGAAAGAGCGATCCAGCTGATCCGGCATGGCCTAGGCCAAGGCTGGAAGGATCTCACAGGCGAAGAGATCGACGAGCTTGAGTGGGTGCTCGGCGAGCTATGGTCGTACGTAGCTCGTGCGCACTGGGACGACCTGCGCTTTGGCCAGGTGACAACGCGCGACATCATCAAGATGCTCACATTGGGAAGCCAGATGCGTCGCCACGCGCGCAACAACATCGAGATCTTGCGCGAGATCGATGCGATCGTGTCGGCCGAGTCGCAGGGCAGCTATCAAGAGCCCGACGAGGCCTAAGGCTCCACAAACTCGCACGGCAAAGAACGATGGCCCCGGGAGAGTATCCCGGGGCCATCTGCTTGTGCTCTGGTAGTGCAGTTACTTCGCGGCCAGCGCCGCGCGCTTCTTCGCCTCGATCTTCTTCTTGACCTTCTTGAGGCGGAACAGATCCTCACGCGCACGCTCGTCGAGCGTCTGGCTGATATAGCTGACCTGCTCGATGAGCGAAGGCACCGTAATCTGCTCGAGCGCGTTGACTCGGCGGTTCGTCTTGTTGATCTCTTCGCCGAGTCGCTTCAGGCGGGTCTCGATGTCGGCGTATTCGATGATGACGTCGAGGATCTTCTCGAACTTCTCGGCAGTCTCGTCGACTCGTGAGGAGACGCCGGTGACCGAGTAGCCTCGTGTGAACGACGACTTGATCGGGCTCTCGCCCTTGGTCACGACCGGGACCGACACGCCCATGATCTTGGTACCGGTCATCTCCACGACGATCTCGCCCTTCGTGGCAAGGCCCGCGGAGCGCAGCGCAACGACGCCGTCGACCGCTTGAGCGACGGCCAGAGAGTACTGGGCCTCGCGAACGGTCTTCTGAATCGAGTCCGAGAGTCGAAGCGTCTCGTCCATGACGCCCATGAACTCGATGAGCAGCGCGTCACGCTTCTGCTTGAGCAGGTCCATGCCCTGCTGAGCCAGACCGATCTGCTGCTTGCGCTCGAGGAGCTCTGCTCGTGTTGGTCGTACTTCTTCCATGGGTTAGGCCTCCGCGGCCGCGGCGTCGTCTTTGTCCTGCAGTGCGACGTAGTCGGGGTGGTACTTCTCGATGAAGTCGCGAACGCGCTTCAGCTCGCCCATCGGCAACGCGCCCATGAGCTCCCAGCTGATGTCGAGCGTCTGCTCGATCGTACGACCTTCGTCGCCCTGACCCACGATGCGCTCCTCGAACTGGTCGGCGAAGCGCAGGTACGCGCGGTCTGTGTCGGAGAGAGCTTCCTCGCCGACGATTGCGACCAGCTTGCGGAGGTCGCGACCTTGCGCGTACGCGGCGTACATCTGGTTGGCGACCGCACGGTGATCCTCGCGCGTCTTGCCTTCGCCGATACCGAGGTTCATCAGGCGCGACAGACACGGCAGCACGTCGATCGGCGGGAAGACCGCCTTGCGGTGCAGCTGGCGGGAAAGCACGATCTGGCCCTCGGTGATGTAGCCGGTGAGGTCAGGAATCGGGTGCGTGATGTCGTCGTCCGGCATCGAGAGGATCGGGAGCTGCGTGACCGAGCCTTTGCGGCCCTTGATGCGGCCGGCGCGCTCGTAGATGGTCGAGAGGTCCGTATACATGTAGCCGGGGAAGCCTCGGCGGCCAGGAACCTCTTCGCGTGCCGTCGAGACTTCGCGCAGCGCCTCGCAGTAGTTGGTCATGTCGGTGAGCACAACGAGTACCTGCAGGTCCTTCTCGAACGCGAGGTACTCGGCGACCGTGAGTGCAGCCTTCGGGGTGAGCAGGCGCTCGACGGTAGGGTCGTCGGCCAGGTTGAGGAAGAAGACGACGCGCTCAAGTGCGCCCGTGTCTTCGAACTGCTGACGGAAGAAGGCCGCCTCGCGGTTCGTGATGCCCATCGCCGCGAACACGATGGCGAACTCCTCGCCCGACTTGACGCGTGCTTGGCGGATGATCTGCGCCGCGAGCTCGTTGGCCGGAAGGCCCGAGCCCGAGAAGATCGGCAGCTTCTGGCCACGCACGAGCGTGTTCAGGCCGTCGATGGCGCTGATGCCGGTCTCGATGAAGTCCGCCGGCTGCTCGCGGGTGTACGGGTTGATCGGCGCGCCGGTAATGTCGAGGCGCTTCTCCGGGATGATCGGGGCGCCACCGTCGATCGGCTTGCCCGTGCCGTTAAGCACGCGGCCGAGAAGCTCGACCGAGACGTCGATCTTGGCGACCTCTTCGAGGAAGCGGACCTCTGTCTTGGCGATGTCGATACCCTGCGTACCTTCGAACACCTGGATGACGGCCATGTTACCGCTGATCTCGAGTACCTGACCGCTGCGACGCGAGTCGTCGGGCATCAGGATTGAGACCATTTCGTTGTACGCAACGCCCTTGACGTCCTGCACGAAGATCAGCGGGCCCGTCACGTAGTTCAGCGTACGGTAGTCGACGGAGAGCAGCGAGCGGTGTGCAGCTGCGGCGGTTTCCGGGGTCATGTGCTAGTACACCTCGATTCCAGCGATGTCCTCGACGACCTTTGCCGTCATCTCTCGCATCTTGGCGAGCGATTCCTCATGTGGCGTGGTCTTGAGCACCGCGATCTCGTCACGGATGGGCAGGTCGAGGATCTCGCGAAGAGCAACTCCGCGGTTCAGAGCGCCGGTGGCGGCGTCGTTGAACGCCAGGATCGTCTTGAGGATCCAGTACTGCTTATCCGGCGGGCAGTACGCATCGACCTCGTCGAATGCGAACTGCTGGAGGAAGTCCTCACGCAGCATTCGAGCGATTTCGAGGATGAGCTTCTCGGACTCCGGAAGTGCGTCCGGGCCGACCAGCTGCACGATCTCTTGCAGCTCGGTCTCCTTCTGCAGGATCGACATCGCACGCTCGCGATGCTCGAGCCAGTCCGGGGCAACGTTCGTCTCGTACCAACCGCGCACCTGGCCGAGGAACAGCGTGTAGCTCTTCGTCCAGCTGATGGCCGGGAAGTGGCGGCGGTGGGCTAGCGAGGTGTCGAGCGCCCAAAACGCGCCCGTGACTCGCAGGGAGTTCTGCGTCATCGGCTCGGACATGTCACCACCGGCCGGCGACACCGCACCGACCATCGTGACGGAGCCGATACGATCGTCGTCGTCGCTGCCGAGCGGCTTGACTCGACCACTTCTCTCGTAGAACGCGGCGAGACGTGTGGCCAGATACGCCGGGTATCCTTCCTCACCCGGCATCTCCTCGAGCCGACCGGACACCTCGCGGAGTGCCTCACCCCACCTGGAGGTAGAGTCGGCCATCATCGCGACGTTGTAGCCCATGTCGCGGTAGAACTCTGCGAGCGTGGCGCCTACGTAGATCGAGGCCTCGCGGGCCGCGACCGGCATGTTCGATGTGTTGGCGACGAGCACCGTGCGGTCCATGAGCGGCGCATCGTGACGAGGGTCGTCAAGGTGCGGGAACTCGGTGAGGACCTCAGTCATCTCGTTGCCGCGCTCGCCGCAGCCGATGTAGACGATGATGTCGACGTCGGCCCACTTGGCCAGCGACTGCTGGGTGACCGTCTTGCCTGTGCCGAAACCGCCCGGGATGATCGCGTTGCCGCCCAGGGCGATCGGGAAGAACGTGTCCAGGATCCGCATGCCCGTCGTAAACGGCGTGGTCGGGTCCATCTTCTTGACGTACGGACGTCCCTGACGTACTGGCCAGCGCTGGCTCATGCAGATCTCGGTGCCATCCTCGAGCGTCGCGACGACCGTGTC
This genomic interval carries:
- the tsaE gene encoding tRNA (adenosine(37)-N6)-threonylcarbamoyltransferase complex ATPase subunit type 1 TsaE, giving the protein MARAVAFDTTSRDATEALGEALAPQLSAGDVLILSGDLGAGKTQLTKGIARGLGVAEPVTSPTFNLLLVHEGRLPLYHFDLYRLETGDQLEDLDYWGTLEADGVSVVEWGDRFGDSMPADGLIVSILITDDDARTLVLKPLGERGASLSAAWRDAGAGLKGVCVASDVEARS
- a CDS encoding uracil-DNA glycosylase, with translation MDLSGPSAVPGLGCPDLEALRTHIGDCHRCPLGETRTRVVFGVGDPHARVMFIGEGPGKNEDLKGEPFVGAAGQLLNELLAHAGLYRAEVYIANVVKCRPPGNRDPEPIEIETCTPFLREQIRLIHPDVLVTLGNFATKFVLKTETGITRLHGRPQSAGRFTVLPIFHPAAAIYDRTKRDALFDDFGRLRELLAQARTDGADVARTDEAAQAAVVPATATAPPAEGPLATPPADSAHTSPDAQTRLF
- a CDS encoding nitroreductase family protein: MEFSEVLAKRRSVRHFNSKLDVADEDIRALIEAAVTAPTAGNIQPWRFTIARSLESRERLGTALRQRWATAAPVVIVVSVDPRPCAARYSDRGERLYCIQDSAAAVENILLTAVDRGLASCWIGAFDADAVREALGIQAPIEPIAILPVGYSAESAGRPARRPLAEVATWI
- a CDS encoding V-type ATP synthase subunit D; protein product: MEEVRPTRAELLERKQQIGLAQQGMDLLKQKRDALLIEFMGVMDETLRLSDSIQKTVREAQYSLAVAQAVDGVVALRSAGLATKGEIVVEMTGTKIMGVSVPVVTKGESPIKSSFTRGYSVTGVSSRVDETAEKFEKILDVIIEYADIETRLKRLGEEINKTNRRVNALEQITVPSLIEQVSYISQTLDERAREDLFRLKKVKKKIEAKKRAALAAK
- a CDS encoding V-type ATP synthase subunit B; the protein is MTPETAAAAHRSLLSVDYRTLNYVTGPLIFVQDVKGVAYNEMVSILMPDDSRRSGQVLEISGNMAVIQVFEGTQGIDIAKTEVRFLEEVAKIDVSVELLGRVLNGTGKPIDGGAPIIPEKRLDITGAPINPYTREQPADFIETGISAIDGLNTLVRGQKLPIFSGSGLPANELAAQIIRQARVKSGEEFAIVFAAMGITNREAAFFRQQFEDTGALERVVFFLNLADDPTVERLLTPKAALTVAEYLAFEKDLQVLVVLTDMTNYCEALREVSTAREEVPGRRGFPGYMYTDLSTIYERAGRIKGRKGSVTQLPILSMPDDDITHPIPDLTGYITEGQIVLSRQLHRKAVFPPIDVLPCLSRLMNLGIGEGKTREDHRAVANQMYAAYAQGRDLRKLVAIVGEEALSDTDRAYLRFADQFEERIVGQGDEGRTIEQTLDISWELMGALPMGELKRVRDFIEKYHPDYVALQDKDDAAAAEA
- a CDS encoding V-type ATP synthase subunit A; the encoded protein is MIVGTIAKITGPVAVADGMRGARMYDIVRVGEEGLMGEVIRLEGDTATIQVYEDTSGLKVGEIVESTEGPLMVELGPGLLTSIYDGVQRPLPVIAAQSGDYIERGTRASALDREKLWEFTPTVAVGDMVGRGDVVGTIPEGQTILHKVMVPPNTKNSKIASVISAGKYNVDTVVATLEDGTEICMSQRWPVRQGRPYVKKMDPTTPFTTGMRILDTFFPIALGGNAIIPGGFGTGKTVTQQSLAKWADVDIIVYIGCGERGNEMTEVLTEFPHLDDPRHDAPLMDRTVLVANTSNMPVAAREASIYVGATLAEFYRDMGYNVAMMADSTSRWGEALREVSGRLEEMPGEEGYPAYLATRLAAFYERSGRVKPLGSDDDDRIGSVTMVGAVSPAGGDMSEPMTQNSLRVTGAFWALDTSLAHRRHFPAISWTKSYTLFLGQVRGWYETNVAPDWLEHRERAMSILQKETELQEIVQLVGPDALPESEKLILEIARMLREDFLQQFAFDEVDAYCPPDKQYWILKTILAFNDAATGALNRGVALREILDLPIRDEIAVLKTTPHEESLAKMREMTAKVVEDIAGIEVY